From the genome of Tistrella bauzanensis:
CGTTCACCCGTTTTGTTTCCCAGCCGAAGAGCTGATCCAATGTCCGTGATCGCCGACCGCCTGTCCCGCATCAAGCCGTCGCCGACGCTTGCCGTCACCGCCAAGGCCGCCCAGCTCAAGGAAGCTGGTCGCGACATCATCGGCCTGGGCGCGGGCGAGCCCGATTTCGACACCCCCGACAACATCAAGGACGCCGCGATCAAGGCGATCCGCGATGGCCAGACCAAGTACACGCCGGTGCAGGGCACCCGGGCGCTGATCGAGGCGGTGCGGAACAAGTTCAAGCGCGAGAACGGCCTGGACTACGCGGCGAACCAGATCGTGGTTGGCACCGGCGGCAAGCAGGTGCTGTACAACGCGTTCATGGCCACGCTGAACCCGGGCGACGAGGTGATCATTCCGGCGCCGTACTGGGTGTCGTATCCCGATATGGCGCTGCTGGCCGAAGGCGTGCCGGTCTTCGTTGAAGCCGGCCGCGAGACCGGATTCAAGATCCAGCCGGCCCAGCTTGAGGCGGCGATCACGCCCCGCACCAAGTGGCTGATCCTGAATTCGCCCAGCAACCCCAGCGGTGCCGCCTATTCGGCCGCCGAATTGCGGGCGCTGGCCGATGTTCTGGTCCGTCACCCGCATGTGCTGGTGCTGACCGACGATATGTACGAGCACATCCTGTATGACGGCTTCGAATTCGCCACCATCGCGCAGGTGGCGCCGGAGCTGTATGACCGCACCCTCACCGTGAACGGCGTTTCCAAGGCCTATTCGATGACCGGCTGGCGCATCGGCTATGCCGGCGGCCCCGCCAACATCATCAAGGCGATCACCGCCATTCAGTCGCAGTCGACGTCGAACCCGTCCTCGATCAGTCAGGCGGCCGCGGTCGAGGCGCTGAATGGCCCGCAGGATTTCATCGCCGAGCGCGCGCGCCGCTTCCAGGTCCGCCGCGATCTGGTGGTGCGGCTGCTGAACCAGGCCCCCGGCCTGGTCTGCCCGGTGCCCGAGGGCGCGTTCTATGTCTATCCGTCCTGCGAGGGCGTGCTGGGCAAGAAGACCCCGCAGGGGCAGGTGATCGGGTCGAGCGAGGATTTCGCGGGCTATCTGCTGGAGCATGTCGGCATCGCCGTCGTGCATGGCGCGGCCTTCGGTCTCGACCCCTATTTCCGCATCTCCTATGCCACCGCCGACGAGGTGCTGGAAGAAGCCTGCGGCCGCATCGCCCGGGCCTGCAACGATCTGGTCTGACCGGCGGCCCTGTCCGGCCGGCATATCCGGCCGGCATATCCCCGGCACGACATACAGAACCCCGGCAGCTTCGGCTGCCGGGGTTCTGTATGTCAGGGGGGCCTTCACGCCTGCGTGATCGGCGCGTCATCCGCTTTGATGTGTGGCGGCGGGGATCTAATCTCCATGGTGGGACGTCAGGTTTCAAAGCCCACCGGAACCGTCAGGAGTTTGTTCGATGCGCATCATCCGTCGCCGCAGCTGGAATTTGCCGGAACGCGACGTCACGCCCGAGGCCGTGTGGCGCGATCGACGCTCGGTGCTGAAGGCCATGGGGTTTGGCGCCATGGGTGCCGCCATGGGCGGCGGTGTGGCAGGGGCGCTGCTGGCGCCCGGTCATGCCCATGCCTATCAGCCGGGCGACGCGCCCACCGACAACCCGTGGACGGGGCTGTATCCGGTTGACCGCAACCCCGCCTATGCCGATGCCGGCCGGCCGTTGACGCCCGAGAAGATCGCCTCGTCCTATAACAATTTCTATGAATTCGGCACCCATAAGCGGATCTGGCCCGACGCCCAGAAGCTGACGCTTCAGCCCTGGACGGTCACCATCGACGGCATGGTCGATAATCCGCAGACCCTGGATGCCGATGCCCTGATCCGGAAGATGGCGCTGGAAGAGCGGATCTATCGGTTCCGCTGTGTCGAAGCCTGGGCGATGGTGGTGCCGTGGAGTGGCTTTCCGCTGTCGGCGCTGGTGAAGATGGCCGGGCCCAAGGCCGGCGCGAAGTACCTGCGTATGGAGACTTTTGAGGACAGCGGCATGGCCCATGGTCAGCGCTCCATCTGGCTGCCCTGGCCCTATGTCGAGGGATTGACGCTGGACGAGGCGGCCAATGATCTGGCCTTCATCGCCACCGGCATCTACGGCAAGCCGCTGCCCCGCCAGCATGGCGCGCCGCTGCGGTTGGTGACGCCCTGGAAATATGGCTTCAAGTCGATCAAGTCGATCGTGCGCTTCACCGTCACCGATGAACGCCCGACCAGTTTCTGGGAGCAGCTTGAAAGCCGCGAATACGGCTTCTGGGCCAATGTGAACCCCGAAGTCGCCCATCCGCGCTGGAGCCAGGCAACCGAGAAGATGATCGATACCGGCGAGGACGTGCCGACCCTGAAGTGGAACGGCTATGGCGAGCAGGTCGCCAGCCTTTATACCGGTGTCAACGACGGCGACCGTCTGTTCCGCTGATCGCCGTCATACGCGGTTTCCATCACCTGCCATGCGTCCCGCGCACAACGGACTTGCGTGGATCGGCTGGCTGCGTCATATTTGCGCATCGTCAGACCGGACGAAAACATGGTCGCGACGGGCCGGCGGTGGAACTGGGGAGGGCTGCCGCCGACACGACGAACGGAACGGCCGATGGCAGCCGCGTTGCGCGCGATCGCGTTGCACAGGCACCCGCCTGAGGCACACGACGACAGCTTCGGACGAGACATCCGGGGCACAGGCACCCGCCCGGCAGTGACGCCGGTCGCAGAACGCCGCGATATCCGATGCCACGAGGGAGGGGAGGCCCGTCGGCATCACCGGTATCGTCCCGTCGGCCGCTCCGTTCTTCGCGCTCCTGTTATAAAAGATGCCGGCTGGCGTCGTGTTGCGTGAGGAAGCGCCCCTGATCCGCAGACCGTTGACGGGCTGGCCTCTATGGTCGCCGGTCCGTCTGCGGATCACTCGATTGTTATACGTGCCGTCTGCGGATCACTCGATTGTCATACCTGCCACCTGCGGTGGCGGGAGCCAAGGTGCCGGCAAAAAAAAAGCCGGGCCTTGCGGCCCGGCTGAAGTCTGACAGGGAGGCTTCACGTCTGGGAGACGCGAAAAAGGTCAGGGAGACCTTTGCACCCGGGGGGAGACCCGGATGCGGAAACCGATGGGGGAGCCATCTGTTTCCGTGGCATCGGAGGATGACCTCGACGATGTTGCAGTGCATATAGGACGCCACGGCGCCGAGCGCCAGAGCCCCGAAGACAGTTCAGCCATGCACGTTGCGCATGGCTTTCTTTTTGCGCGTATTTGGGGTGCGATCAGGGCCGCTGTCATGACACCGCAACTCTCCTCTGGCATGAGGCATGGGCGGTCATGGGCTGATGCGGGCCAGAGCCCGTGGGCTGATGCAGGCCAGAGGAGGCGAGGGTGAATGCCATGTATGTCTCCGCAATGATCCTGGCCATCCTGGCGACACTTGCCGGCGCCATTCATCATCCGCCGGCCGCCGCAGCGGCCGAGCCGATGGCAGAGCTGCCGCTCACCGTGCTGGTCGGCGGCTATCAGTTTCCGCCTTATGTCGAGATGAACCGGTCGGACGGCAGCATCACCGGCCTGACGATCGAGACCATTTCGGCGTTGAACGCACAGCAGGATCGTTACCGCTTCGTCTTCGTGCCGACCACACCGACCCGGCGCTACCAGGATTTCACCAATCGCCGCTTCGACATCATGCTGTTCGAGATGACCAACTGGGGATGGACCGATCAAGGGATCGCGGTCGACGCCTCCGGGACCATCGGCGCCGATGGCGAGGTGTATATCGCCCAGGCGCGTCAGGATCGCGATGAGGGCTGGTTCGACACGGTCACCGACCAGAAGATCGCCGCCATTCTTGGCTATCACTATCAGTTCGCGGACTTCCAGAACGATCCGGTCCAATTGCGCAGCCGGTTCGATATCGTGCTGGTCAACGACAGCGAGGCGGTGATTGCGCTGGTGCTGCGCGGACGGGTGATGGCCGGCGTGGTGACCAGATCCTTTCTGGAACGCTATCTGAACCGGCACCCGCAGGATCGGGCGCGGATACTGATCTCAACGCGTCTCGATCAGCTCTATGATCTCCGCGTGCTGGCACATCCTGAGGCGACATTATCGGCGTATGCGGTGCGCTGCCTGCTGGCGGATCTGGATGCCGCCGACCGGCTGGCGCCGCTCTGGCAGAGCCATGGCCTGGAGCCGGTCCCTTTGAGGCAGGTGTATTTACCCCTCGTCCCACGCGCGTCCGGCGTGCCCGGCGGCGCCTGCCAGACCGGTGCGGACATGCTCCCAACCCGCGAGCGGATCAGGCCATCTCCTGAGAAATCAGGCCGCTAAACCACAAAGCCGCACCGCAACACCAATGGGAATCCGATCTGGATATTGCTAGGATGCGGCCCTGATCGGGGTCCCGTGCCGGATGGTCCGGCGGCCTCCGACCGACAACGGCGACGGGCCCCGCAGGCCGGCCGCCCTGTCGTTTCGGTGCCTGGACAGGCGTGTCAGGCCGTCCGCAGCAGGAGACCGGGAAAGCGTGCGTCTGTTGGCCAGGTTCTTGGCGGTGATGCTGGTTGCTGTGTCTGGACATATAGCGACCGCCCTGGCAGCGGATACCGTGGGCCTGCGTCGTGACGTGCCGATCGGCGGCTATCAGTTCCCGCCCTATGTCGAGATGGATATCGGCGGCGGGCCGGCCACCGGCCTGATCATCGACACCATCGCCGCCCTGAACGCCGTTCAGGATCGATGGAATTTCGTGTTCGTGCCGACCACGCCGGCGCGTCGCTATCAGGATTATACGGCCGGGCGGTTCGACCTGCTGCTGTTCGAGAAGATGGCCTGGGGCTGGTCGGCCGCGGGCATCGTGATGGAGACCTCCGGGACGATCGCCGAGGATGGCGATGTCTATATCGCCCGGGCCGGGCCCGACCGGGACGAGAGCTGGTTCGATGATATCGCCAGCCGCCGGATCGCGGCGATCCTGGGCTACAACTATCGCTTCGCCGACTTCCAGAACGATCCCACTGAATTGCGGAAGCGTTTCGATATCGCGCTGGTCAACGACACCGCGGCGGTGATCGCGCTGGTGCTGCGCGGCCGGGTCGACACCGGCGTGGTGACGAAGTCCCATCTGGAGCGGTATCTGCAGCAGCATCCGGACGATCGGGAGCAGGTGCTGGTGTCGGCCCGCTTCGACCAGACCAACGACCTCAGGGTTCTGGGGCGGCCAGGCACCACGCCATCGGCTGACACCGTCTTTGGCCTGCTGGCCGATCTGCAGCGCCAGGGCAGACTGGCTCCGTTGTGGCAGGCCTATGGTCTGGCACCCATGCCGCTGGAGAGGGCGGTGCAGGCGCCCGCGCCGCCATCCTCCGCAGCGGCGCCGGCGCCGCGCTGATCTGAGGACGATCGATCATGCAACCCGTTGAGCGGCGCAATGTTGCGGCCCCCGCTGCCCCGGTCCCTTCCGGCGGTGATACGGCAAACGGCGGCCGCCCCGCACGGTCGCTGGCCGGCAAGCTGTTCCGCCGCACCCTGCCGGTGGTGGTGCTGGTGCTGCTGCTGATCCAGGGCGGCATTGCCTGGATCACCTGGACCGACCAGCGCAATGCCCTGACCCATCGCGCCCAGATCATGGCCGAGCTGACCGCCCGGGCGATCGCCACCCCGATCTGGTATCTGGACCGGACGGTGTTCGAACCGCAGGTGCAGGCCCTGGCCACCGATGACGGCTTCCGCTATGCCCGTGTCTTCGACGAACTGGGCAAGGTGTTGTTCCAGACTGGCGATGCCGCGGCGCTGAACGCCACCGATACGATCGTGGTCAGCCGCGATATCGTCGAGCCCAAGGCCGATCTGAAGGTGGGGCGGATCGAACTGGTGATCGGCACCGAGGAGTTGAACCGCACCGCGGCACTGCTGGCGATGACGGCATTGCTCGCGGTGCTGGTGCTGGCGGCGGCGCTGTCGATCACGGTTCAGATCGTCATGCGCCGGCTGGTGGTGAAGCCGCTGGCGCGCATGCTGGCGGCCATGCGGCAGGTCGAGCGCAAATCCTGGGTGCAACTCGATGATGTCGGCGATGACGAGCTGGGGCAGGCCGGTGCCGCCTTCAACCGCATGGTCGATGGCCTGCGCTCGGGCGATGACGCCAAGCGGCTGCTGGCGGCGTTGCAACGGGCGCAATCCGATCTGGTCGACAAGAACCAGGCCCTGGAGGCGGCCAATCATCAGGTGATGGAGAGCATCCGCTATGCCCGCCGCATCCAGGAAGGCATTCTGCCCGATGCGACGGTGCTGGCCCCGGTGATGACCGAGATGGCGGTGCTGTGGGAACCGCTCGATCTGGTGGGCGGCGATTATTGCTGGATGGAGCGGCGCGATGGTCAGGCGCTTGTCCTGGTCGCCGACTGCACAGGCCATGGTGTGCCGGGCGCCTTCATGACCATGGTCGTGGCATCGGCGCTGCGGCGCATTCTGGACCGGCCGATCTTCCCGCAGCCGGATGTCATCCTGACCGAGCTTGACCGCATTGTCCGCCATCGTCTGCGCCAGGAGGCGCCGGATCCGGCGACAGGGGCCGATGATGGCCGTGCGCCCTGGGACATGTCGGATGACGGGCTGGATGCGGGGGTATGCATCTATGACGAAGCGACCGGGCTGCTGTATTTTGCCGGCGCCGGCCTGTCGCTGACGGTGATCGGCCCGGATGGTGTGATGTCGCATACCGGTGTCCGGCGGAGCCTGGGCTATCGAACCCTGCCGCCGCCGGGATCGGTGCCGGTGCATTGCCATCAGGTGCTGCCGGGTGAGCGGTTCTATCTATGGACCGATGGCGTTTCCGACCATGTCGGCGGCCGACCCAAGCGCGTTTTCGGGCGCAGACGGGTGGCGGCGACCCTGGCACGACTGGCGCATCTGTCGCTGGAGGATCAGATCCAGGGGCTGTGCGCCGATCTCGACCGCTATCGCGGGGCCGAGGCCCGGCGTGACGACATGACCATGGTGGCATTTCAGCCACGGCTACCCGACGATGTCCATTCCCGCGCCGGCACGAGCCCGGACGCGGTGACTGCCTGAGGAGCGGCGACGTGCTTGCACGAGAGCTTTTCGAATTCCGGTCGCAGATCCAGGCCCACAAGCTGATGCTGGTCTATAGCGGCATCATGTCCGAGGGCATCCTGTTTTCGTTGGGCGAGGCGTTGCGTCGCAAGCTTGAGCAGGACGACACCGATCGCAACCTTACCAAGCGCGTGTTCTCGGTGTTTGTCGAGCAGGTGCAGAACATCATCCGCTATTCCGGTGACGCCGAAGGATCGGCCGGCACGGCCGCTGGGGATGCGGGGGCGGGGGCAGGCGCGCTGCGCTCGGGCATCGTGACCGTCGGCAAGGATGGCGGCCGGTTCTTCGTGATCTGCGCCAACATGATCGACAGCGCCAAGGCGCCCCGGCTGCGCAGCCGGCTGGAGGAACTGGCGGCCCTGTCGCCCGAAGAGCTGAAGGTGCTATACCGGCGCAAGCTGAAGGAAGAGCCCGAGGCCGAAAGCCAGGGCGCCACGCTGGGATTGATCGAGATTGCCCGCCGCGCCAGCAGCCCGATCGAGTTCGACTTCTTCGAGGTCGATGCGCAGACCACCTTCTATGGCATCAGGGTGTTCATATGACCGCTGTTTCGTCTGTCCTGTTCTCCGGCATCGATCTGCCGGCCACCGATCGGTCGCCGGCCGTGCGGTTCGATCCGGCGGCAGGCGCGCTGGCGCTGTCGGGTGAGTCCTATCCCGAGGATGCGGCAGCGTTCTTCGGCCCGATCCTGCATGGTCTGCGCGCCTTTCTTCAGATGGAGGGGCCCAGCGTCACAGTGGATATTGCGCTGATCTACTTCAATTCTTCGAGCGCCAAGGCGTTGATGAACATCTTTCAGATGCTGGAAGAGGCGGCCGCGAATGGTCGGTCGGTCACGGTGAACTGGCACTTTGCGCCCGATGATGAGACCATGGAAGAATTCGGAGAAGACTTTGCGTCGGACCTCGACGCAATCGACTTCGTGATGTGCGCGGACGAGGAGCCTTCCGGATGACGAAGATCAGACGGCCGCTGGATACGACCAACAGCGATTTCTCGCTCTTCGATCAGGAAGAGGCGATGATCGCCGAAGGCGAGCAGATGATCCGGAAACTGGAGGAGGTTTCCGACGGCGTCCGCAG
Proteins encoded in this window:
- the msrP gene encoding protein-methionine-sulfoxide reductase catalytic subunit MsrP, with product MRIIRRRSWNLPERDVTPEAVWRDRRSVLKAMGFGAMGAAMGGGVAGALLAPGHAHAYQPGDAPTDNPWTGLYPVDRNPAYADAGRPLTPEKIASSYNNFYEFGTHKRIWPDAQKLTLQPWTVTIDGMVDNPQTLDADALIRKMALEERIYRFRCVEAWAMVVPWSGFPLSALVKMAGPKAGAKYLRMETFEDSGMAHGQRSIWLPWPYVEGLTLDEAANDLAFIATGIYGKPLPRQHGAPLRLVTPWKYGFKSIKSIVRFTVTDERPTSFWEQLESREYGFWANVNPEVAHPRWSQATEKMIDTGEDVPTLKWNGYGEQVASLYTGVNDGDRLFR
- a CDS encoding substrate-binding periplasmic protein; its protein translation is MARFLAVMLVAVSGHIATALAADTVGLRRDVPIGGYQFPPYVEMDIGGGPATGLIIDTIAALNAVQDRWNFVFVPTTPARRYQDYTAGRFDLLLFEKMAWGWSAAGIVMETSGTIAEDGDVYIARAGPDRDESWFDDIASRRIAAILGYNYRFADFQNDPTELRKRFDIALVNDTAAVIALVLRGRVDTGVVTKSHLERYLQQHPDDREQVLVSARFDQTNDLRVLGRPGTTPSADTVFGLLADLQRQGRLAPLWQAYGLAPMPLERAVQAPAPPSSAAAPAPR
- a CDS encoding SpoIIE family protein phosphatase, which codes for MQPVERRNVAAPAAPVPSGGDTANGGRPARSLAGKLFRRTLPVVVLVLLLIQGGIAWITWTDQRNALTHRAQIMAELTARAIATPIWYLDRTVFEPQVQALATDDGFRYARVFDELGKVLFQTGDAAALNATDTIVVSRDIVEPKADLKVGRIELVIGTEELNRTAALLAMTALLAVLVLAAALSITVQIVMRRLVVKPLARMLAAMRQVERKSWVQLDDVGDDELGQAGAAFNRMVDGLRSGDDAKRLLAALQRAQSDLVDKNQALEAANHQVMESIRYARRIQEGILPDATVLAPVMTEMAVLWEPLDLVGGDYCWMERRDGQALVLVADCTGHGVPGAFMTMVVASALRRILDRPIFPQPDVILTELDRIVRHRLRQEAPDPATGADDGRAPWDMSDDGLDAGVCIYDEATGLLYFAGAGLSLTVIGPDGVMSHTGVRRSLGYRTLPPPGSVPVHCHQVLPGERFYLWTDGVSDHVGGRPKRVFGRRRVAATLARLAHLSLEDQIQGLCADLDRYRGAEARRDDMTMVAFQPRLPDDVHSRAGTSPDAVTA
- a CDS encoding substrate-binding periplasmic protein, with product MYVSAMILAILATLAGAIHHPPAAAAAEPMAELPLTVLVGGYQFPPYVEMNRSDGSITGLTIETISALNAQQDRYRFVFVPTTPTRRYQDFTNRRFDIMLFEMTNWGWTDQGIAVDASGTIGADGEVYIAQARQDRDEGWFDTVTDQKIAAILGYHYQFADFQNDPVQLRSRFDIVLVNDSEAVIALVLRGRVMAGVVTRSFLERYLNRHPQDRARILISTRLDQLYDLRVLAHPEATLSAYAVRCLLADLDAADRLAPLWQSHGLEPVPLRQVYLPLVPRASGVPGGACQTGADMLPTRERIRPSPEKSGR
- a CDS encoding SiaB family protein kinase codes for the protein MLARELFEFRSQIQAHKLMLVYSGIMSEGILFSLGEALRRKLEQDDTDRNLTKRVFSVFVEQVQNIIRYSGDAEGSAGTAAGDAGAGAGALRSGIVTVGKDGGRFFVICANMIDSAKAPRLRSRLEELAALSPEELKVLYRRKLKEEPEAESQGATLGLIEIARRASSPIEFDFFEVDAQTTFYGIRVFI
- a CDS encoding pyridoxal phosphate-dependent aminotransferase; translation: MSVIADRLSRIKPSPTLAVTAKAAQLKEAGRDIIGLGAGEPDFDTPDNIKDAAIKAIRDGQTKYTPVQGTRALIEAVRNKFKRENGLDYAANQIVVGTGGKQVLYNAFMATLNPGDEVIIPAPYWVSYPDMALLAEGVPVFVEAGRETGFKIQPAQLEAAITPRTKWLILNSPSNPSGAAYSAAELRALADVLVRHPHVLVLTDDMYEHILYDGFEFATIAQVAPELYDRTLTVNGVSKAYSMTGWRIGYAGGPANIIKAITAIQSQSTSNPSSISQAAAVEALNGPQDFIAERARRFQVRRDLVVRLLNQAPGLVCPVPEGAFYVYPSCEGVLGKKTPQGQVIGSSEDFAGYLLEHVGIAVVHGAAFGLDPYFRISYATADEVLEEACGRIARACNDLV
- a CDS encoding DUF1987 domain-containing protein, with the protein product MTAVSSVLFSGIDLPATDRSPAVRFDPAAGALALSGESYPEDAAAFFGPILHGLRAFLQMEGPSVTVDIALIYFNSSSAKALMNIFQMLEEAAANGRSVTVNWHFAPDDETMEEFGEDFASDLDAIDFVMCADEEPSG